In the Scyliorhinus torazame isolate Kashiwa2021f chromosome 22, sScyTor2.1, whole genome shotgun sequence genome, one interval contains:
- the LOC140399427 gene encoding uncharacterized protein: protein MRRNIGTLRKLGVLERESQQFDMLVHQAIRKPGCRQKEASVDRESDSARASKRASKRASARASARASKRASKSEGERKGEGEQEGEQEGEGEQEGEGEQEGEGEQEGEGEQEGESEQEGEGEQEGEGEQEGEGEQEGEGEQEGEGEQEGEGEQEGEGEQEGEGEQEGEGEQEGEGEGEGEGEGEGEGEGEGEQEGEGEQEGEGEQEGEGEQEGEGEQEGEGEQEGEGEQEGEGEQEGEGEQEGEGEQEGEGEQEGEGEQEGEGEQEGEGEQEGEGEQEGEGEQEGEGEQEGEGEQEGEGEQEGEGEQEGEGEQEGEGEQEGEGEQEGEGEQEGEGEQEGEGEQEGEGEQEGEGEQEGEGEQEGEGEQEGEGEQEGEGEQEGEGEQEGEGEQEGEKEQEGEEEQEGEEEQEGEEEQEGEEEQEGEEEQEGEEEQEGEEEQEGEEEQEGEEEQEGEKEQEGEKEQEGEKEQEGEKEQEGEKEQEGEKEQEGEKEQEGEKEQEGEKEQEGEKEQEGEKEQEGEKEQEGEKEQEGEKEQEGEHKSERSSVGESSRASKKEQERESEHGSKRAKGEWEESKEGNGKLARLCMHHSDAKDTRGLKLLNVRTLLIEEVQIHARKGGGAPPSAPPQYSPTSMHTS, encoded by the exons ATGAGGAGAAATATTGGTACTCTGAGGAAGCTGGGTGTCCTCGAACGCGAATCGCAGCAATTTGACATGCTGGTAcatcaagcaattaggaag CCAGGGTGCAGACAGAAAGAGGCATCAGTGGACAGAGAGAGCGATAGCGCGAGGGCGAGCAAGAGGGCGAGCAAGAGGGCGAGCGCGAGGGCGAGCGCGAGGGCGAGCAAGAGGGCGAGCAAGAGCGAGGGTGAGCGCAAGGGCGAGGGCGAGCAAGAGggcgagcaagagggcgagggcgagcaagagggcgagggcgagcaagagggcgagggcgagcaagagggcgagggcgagcaagagggcgagagcgagcaagagggcgagggcgagcaagagggcgagggcgagcaagagggcgagggcgagcaagagggcgagggcgagcaagagggcgagggcgagcaagagggcgagggcgagcaagagggcgagggcgagcaagagggcgagggcgagcaagagggcgagggcgagcaagagggcgagggcgagggcgagggcgagggcgagggcgagggcgagggcgagggcgagggcgagcaagagggcgagggcgagcaagagggcgagggcgagcaagagggcgagggcgagcaagagggcgagggcgagcaagagggcgagggcgagcaagagggcgagggcgagcaagagggcgagggcgagcaagagggcgagggcgagcaagagggcgagggcgagcaagagggcgagggcgagcaagagggcgagggcgagcaagagggcgagggcgagcaagagggcgagggcgagcaagagggcgagggcgagcaagagggcgagggcgagcaagagggcgagggcgagcaagagggcgagggcgagcaagagggcgagggcgagcaagagggcgagggcgagcaagagggcgagggcgagcaagagggcgagggcgagcaagagggcgagggcgagcaagagggcgagggcgagcaagagggcgagggcgagcaagagggcgagggcgagcaagagggcgagggcgagcaagagggcgagggcgagcaagagggcgagggcgagcaagagggcgagggcgagcaagagggcgagggcgagcaagagggcgagggcgagcaagagggcgagggcgagcaagagggcgagggcgagcaagAGGGCGAGAAAGAGCAAGAGGGCGAGGAAGAGCAAGAGGGCGAGGAAGAGCAAGAGGGCGAGGAAGAGCAAGAGGGCGAGGAAGAGCAAGAGGGCGAGGAAGAGCAAGAGGGCGAGGAAGAGCAAGAGGGCGAGGAAGAGCAAGAGGGCGAGGAAGAGCAAGAGGGCGAGGAAGAGCAAGAGGGCGAGAAAGAGCAAGAGGGCGAGAAAGAGCAAGAGGGCGAGAAAGAGCAAGAGGGCGAGAAAGAGCAAGAGGGCGAGAAAGAGCAAGAGGGCGAGAAAGAGCAAGAGGGCGAGAAAGAGCAAGAGGGCGAGAAAGAGCAAGAGGGCGAGAAAGAGCAAGAGGGCGAGAAAGAGCAAGAGGGCGAGAAAGAGCAAGAGGGCGAGAAAGAGCAAGAGGGCGAGAAAGAGCAAGAGGGCGAGAAAGAGCAAGAGGGCGAGCACAAGAGCGAGAGGTCGAGCGTGGGAGAGAGTTCTCGAGCAAGCaagaaagagcaagagagagagagcgagcacgggaGCAAGCGAGCGAAAGGTGAATGGGAGGAAAGCAAAGAGGGAAATGGCAAACTTGCTCGTCTCTGCATGCACCACTCAGATGCAAAAGACACGCGAGGCCTGAAGTTGTTAAATGTTCGTACATTGCTGATTGAGGAGGTTCAGATCCATGCCAGAAAGGGGGGGGGCGCCCCTCCTTCTGCCCCACCCCAATACTCCCCAACGTCCATGCATACCTCTTAG